ATAGATCGTCAACCGGTGCTTTAATGAGATGTTCCTTTGAAGAAACGGTCGAAATTCTATTTGAAGCGGGGGCTAGCGCTGAATTGGATGACTGCCGTGGTGTTTCAGAAAACGTGATTTTAGGACAGATGGCTCCAATAGGTACTGGCGCTTTTGATGTTATGATCGACGAGGATTCGCTTGTTAGTTACATGCCAGAGCAGAAAATAACTGAACTGGAAGATGGTCAAGATGGAGGTGCTACTCCTTACTCAAATGAAAGTGGTTTGGTCAACACGGAAATTGATGTTAAAGGTGAACTGATGTTTTCTCCATTGGTCGACTCTGGTACATCAGATGCTATGACTGGTGGATTCACAGCTTATGGCGGTGCTGAATACGGCGGCAACTCTTCTCCATTCGGCACATATGGTGATTCACCTACTTCACCAGGGTTTGGAGGCGTTTCTTCGCCAGGTTTTTCCCCTACCTCTCCAGCTTATTCTCCAACTTCCCCAGGCTACAGTCCTACGTCACCAAGTTACAGTCCAACGTCACCAAGCTATAGTCCAACGTCACCAAGCTACAGTCCAACGTCACCAAGCTATAGTCCAACGTTACCAAGTTACAGCCCAACTTCACCAAGCTATAGTCCAACTTCACCAAGCTATAGTCCAACGTCACCAAGCTATAGCCCCACGTCACCAAGCTATAGCCCTACGTCACCAAGCTATAGCCCCACATCGCCAAGCTATAGCCCTACATCACCAAGTTATAGCCCTACATCACCCAGCTATAGCCCTACATCACCAAGCTATAGTCCAACGTCACCAAGCTATAGTCCAACGTCACCAAGTTACAGTCCAACTTCACCGAGTTATAGCCCAACATCTCCTAGTTATAGCCCAACATCTCCAAGCTATAGCCCAACATCTCCGCAATATAGTCCAACATCTCCAAGCTATAGCCCAACATCTCCACAATATAGTCCCGGCTCTCCTAGTTATTCTCCAAACTCGCCCAACAAAGATGGGCAAGATGGTGAAGACAATGCCGGGAATGGAACTCAATAACTGCAACGATATATTTATGAGTACCAAAGTGGACCTTCCATTTTAGATAATAGTTGTAATataaaaagaaattcagTTTTTGTAACTTGCGTGAAATGAAGCTAGATGTGTTCAGTTTCTATCtcttatttctttctttcttttcctcattATGATGAATATCATGAAGAGGtatgagaaagaaaatatgttgaaaaggaattgtTAAACTACATGAATCAactttcatcaattgacCATTTGATGTCCAATAGTTTCAGACAATCTATATATTTTTAAGAGGAATTCTTTCATAGAGCTTTCTTGGATATTAGACCCctgaagatatcaaatgtATTACCATCTGGCTGAAGATGATAGACGGAACCTGTAAAATGAGAGTCGCTTCCTGGCCTTAGCTCTCTTGCAATTAAGAGACCATAGTCTTCAGTAATTCCGGTTATCATCGCACGAACGTTGTTGTGATCTGTCAAGGTCACTATTTGATTACTGTGTAGCCATAGCTTATAATATTCGGGCAATATCGAAGCTGGTCCGAAATCGACGAATTTCCTTATTAGTGCCTCCAGATTATTCATGTAAAGAGCGTGCAATTTTTCTACCTCATAAGGCTTCAGAATTTCCAAGTGTGCGGCCTCCCTTTCCTTATTGAGAATATCGATCCAGCTGTCCAAAGAGGTAGTTGGTCCATCATGACTTATGTTAAGTCCGCATCCCAGCAACAACAGATATTTATCATTAATAAAATGAGTATTCACTAAGAGACCAGCTATTTTCAGATATGCCGGTTCAATATCTGTTAGGGGAACAATAGTGTGATCCAACTCTCGCCCAACTAACGatagtttctttttttgatagtACTGAGGACCTAAAGCGTATAAGTCGTTAGGCCATTTGATTCTTACGGGCAAGTCATTGTACCCTGGACCGTAACTCGTAATAGCCTTACAATACGCAAGCATAGATAAATATTGAACGAAAACGACGGAGATGCGTTGATGTGTTCTTGGAGAAAAAGTCGGTAAAGAAATTACAGCAGTTGAGGCTGAAACTCCTTTCGGATTTACCCAGGTATTTCCTCCTCTACCATGTCCTGACACTTGAATTGTTCCGACATGAAGCATAGAGCTCTCGGGAATGCTTGATAATAAATGtctattttcattcaataaGGAGCTTGTAGAAGTAACAACTTCTCCGTATAACATTAGACTACCAATTGTGTTGTCTTtattcaaatgatgaaagtaTTTCGCAATATTGTAATTCGGAACCTTATCAGAAGGGGGTGTtccttcatcatcatcggGGAAAATAATACATTTTGCGATTTCATCAGGCTCTTGATCACGCAGTGACGCTTGCGCTATATAATAGCTATTTGCAAAAccttgataaattttgaatttttcttttcctccATCAAGTTCAATGTAACCTTCGCCATGAGATGGAACCTGAATGCTggataaatttttctcgAACTCATATAACAATGAACGCTTATGAGGAGGAGCCGCTACTACCAACGGTGTCAAACTAGGAGCCCTAACGCGTGCAAAGTCGTTATTACAGTTCAGTCCAGCTTTTGTTAAAATTGttctaaaaaaattcagtCTTCTCTTATCATCAGCCTTTAAAACAGTAACAACatgtttcaagaatgaCTTATTATCGcttttttccaaaatgtGAGGAATAAATTCTAAATGTGGACCTGTTAATAGAGCTCTACCCTTACCAGCGGAACACAGAACCACAGCTGCAGGCCCTGAATCCTTTGTTATAGATGAAGTATCCCAATAGGGAACATCAGTGGTCTCTGAATATCGGGCTAGTACCTCCACTCCATCAAACTTATCTGCATCTACAAAAAGAGATCCGCCATTATAATAACTCGCAAATTCAGAGCCATCAggcaatttcaacattgcAGCTCTTGCACCAACTTCGCTGTTATATTGAAAACCATCAAAAGCTGGTCCTCGGGCAATACCAGGGAATAGTTTCAAATCTCTATTACCTGTGACCTCCAATTCTAGATTACcttttgcaaattcaaCTCTACCGCTACCGAAGTAGCCACCTGCGCAAAAGCCAATAAATGTGCCTCCTTGTTTTCTAACAAAGTCACTTATTTTTGCTTTGATAGGCTTGCACTCTTTGACATATGGAAGATCAGCCCCACCAGGAAATACGACAGCTGATGCCTTTGAAGTCCAGGGTTCAGTTTGTAAGGCTTTTGCAGATACCGTACTTACAGCGTAGAATGGTTCCagaaaatctttcaatgattCTACGGCATGCTTCACTGATCCCGGAGTTGTACCTGGTCCATTGTATACCAACACATTCATCCTACTTCTACTGTTCGAATGAACTTCACAAATGAACCTCACAGTGAGTAATCTTTTATGAAAAagtcttgaaaaaatcctttgaagaaaaatgctcCTTTATAAAGTAAACTCAGATGTTCTTGAATATTGTTGGATTCTTTTCTGGCTTTTCCTTTATACTCACAATTGTGACTATAAAAGGCTActactttttttcagctaGGACTCTAGAAATCAATAGTCATGCAAATGAGACTAGGTCAAAGCACGAATCCAATTGTTCTAATCACTTGACTCCCTTCAAGTTGAATGAATAACTATCAGCTCTTtaatttcaatgaaataCTTAATAGATGTCCCTTCTTCCGACCGTGGAAATTTCACCTTATTTGATATTGCTTGGTGGGTCGAGAGGGCACTTAGCGTTAGCGTGTAGTCTTTGAAAGAGGAGTAAAAATATCGGGCTAGTAATCGCATGCGTAtaggaaaaaatatttagcAAACAATTTAGTGTTGTATAATGATTTTTCTCACATCCCAGTCCCGATGGATATCGAGATCAGTTTTGCAACTAAAACCCCACGCAAGCTCTGCCCTTTTGAGGACAAGCAGATGGCAACAGCGACTGCTCGCTACTCGCAATGGAGAGCACCTACAATCACGATTAGACACCTCTGTATTTACTATACCGAATATATTAACGATGTCAAGAATAGCATGTGTTCCATTCATTGGGCATTTTATATTGGTTGATAATTTAACTCCGGCTTTGACTTTATTTGGTTACTCGTGTGTGACAGATTTCTTAGATGGGTATATTGCTAGAAAGTACAAGATGAAAAGCGTCGCAGGTACTATTCTGGATCCTATAGCAGACAAACTACTTATGATTGTGACGACAGTGGTCCTAAGTTTCGCGCCAGGCCCACAGTTAATTCCCATCCCCATTGCGTTATTAATTCTTGGAAGAGATATATCTTTGGGATTCAGTGCTCTTTTCTTTCGCTACTCATCTATGAGACAAAAATACAAGAAGATCACTTGGAAGTCTTACTGGGACTTTTTCCACTTTCCAAGTGCCGAGGTCAAACCTACTCggatatcaaaatataataCCTTTTTCCAGATGATTTATCTGGGATTTGGTGTAATAATATTGATTCTAAGagatgatgacgaagaaaaCCAAAAGGAGtctcaaaaagaaataagaGAGCAGCTGATGAAGTGTTTTTCATGGATGGGGTATTTTGTTGCAGCCACGACAGCATTGAGTGGTGGGTCCTATGTATTTAATAAAGAATCCgtgaaatttctcaaaagataactattcaattcaaagaagaccCGAGGAAACTTGCATATATTTACGAACATTAGCATTTCGTTGAGAAGATACGCTGTCATTTATATTTATAATTATACAATGATGCTCTATGGTTACTATATTATTCTGTGTTCCGTTGCCAGAAATTTAACGACTTAAAGTTATATCGTCAATTCGCAATATCGATTTCACGCATTCTGACGCTAGTGTTATAGCACTTGTGCTCACTAAAACCGGCTGTAAAATGTGCTCATCGTATGTATTAGCTGTCCCCGAACGCCTAACGGAAATACCATCATTTAATTCACCGTTTTCATGCTTTGAACGTAGCTCTGTAACTATTCTGATACTATTTAGACCTGCATTCTCAGCTAGTGTCGTTGGAATAACTTCCAGTGCCTGTGCAAATTCTTCCCAGATAAATGCTTCAACACCCTCCATGGAGCGCGACTCTTTTGTTAATCTTCGGGAAATCTCGACTTCTGACGCACCACCACCTGCAATTAAAGCATTTTCCTTAACAAGACAACGGATCACACACAGCGCATCATGCAATGAGCGTTCGGTTTCATCAAGGATCATTTGATTAGCACCACGAATGACAACTGATACGGTTGGCTTCGCATTGCTACTTTTAACACCTGTAAATTGAACAATCTTTGAACCGTCACTATCAACCTCTTCTACCAGGTCTGCGTAACCCAAACGATCTTCCGTGAAGAGGTCAAGATCTGCAACTGGCTTACAACCCAGACTCTTCGATAAAAATTC
This Zygotorulaspora mrakii chromosome 5, complete sequence DNA region includes the following protein-coding sequences:
- the BPL1 gene encoding biotin--[acetyl-CoA-carboxylase] ligase BPL1 (similar to Saccharomyces cerevisiae BPL1 (YDL141W); ancestral locus Anc_7.315), giving the protein MNVLVYNGPGTTPGSVKHAVESLKDFLEPFYAVSTVSAKALQTEPWTSKASAVVFPGGADLPYVKECKPIKAKISDFVRKQGGTFIGFCAGGYFGSGRVEFAKGNLELEVTGNRDLKLFPGIARGPAFDGFQYNSEVGARAAMLKLPDGSEFASYYNGGSLFVDADKFDGVEVLARYSETTDVPYWDTSSITKDSGPAAVVLCSAGKGRALLTGPHLEFIPHILEKSDNKSFLKHVVTVLKADDKRRLNFFRTILTKAGLNCNNDFARVRAPSLTPLVVAAPPHKRSLLYEFEKNLSSIQVPSHGEGYIELDGGKEKFKIYQGFANSYYIAQASLRDQEPDEIAKCIIFPDDDEGTPPSDKVPNYNIAKYFHHLNKDNTIGSLMLYGEVVTSTSSLLNENRHLLSSIPESSMLHVGTIQVSGHGRGGNTWVNPKGVSASTAVISLPTFSPRTHQRISVVFVQYLSMLAYCKAITSYGPGYNDLPVRIKWPNDLYALGPQYYQKKKLSLVGRELDHTIVPLTDIEPAYLKIAGLLVNTHFINDKYLLLLGCGLNISHDGPTTSLDSWIDILNKEREAAHLEILKPYEVEKLHALYMNNLEALIRKFVDFGPASILPEYYKLWLHSNQIVTLTDHNNVRAMITGITEDYGLLIARELRPGSDSHFTGSVYHLQPDGNTFDIFRGLISKKAL
- the CRD1 gene encoding cardiolipin synthase (similar to Saccharomyces cerevisiae CRD1 (YDL142C); ancestral locus Anc_7.316), with translation MIFLTSQSRWISRSVLQLKPHASSALLRTSRWQQRLLATRNGEHLQSRLDTSVFTIPNILTMSRIACVPFIGHFILVDNLTPALTLFGYSCVTDFLDGYIARKYKMKSVAGTILDPIADKLLMIVTTVVLSFAPGPQLIPIPIALLILGRDISLGFSALFFRYSSMRQKYKKITWKSYWDFFHFPSAEVKPTRISKYNTFFQMIYLGFGVIILILRDDDEENQKESQKEIREQLMKCFSWMGYFVAATTALSGGSYVFNKESVKFLKR